A window of Nicotiana tabacum cultivar K326 chromosome 24, ASM71507v2, whole genome shotgun sequence contains these coding sequences:
- the LOC107800851 gene encoding zinc finger protein JAGGED-like, producing MSPERNPLDLNNLPEDFCRDGKQVIEGSSSFNAGYRKKKNGAKEGKEECGKVYECRFCSLKFCKSQALGGHMNRHRQERETETLNRARQLVFNNDNLIAPPHLGCQPIPHGVGGYHHQAGNIGTDPTLSYRPPPPPVYPTRLFSGNSTTLLPPGQPPQPPHQPPYMYPSPPRLLSFSSQYPTGHSNDYFVGHVLSGNSHSSTLNNFMGSALPDDSNNYTCIGAPIGHGLGLGNGSNRGTEGLNNNGF from the exons AT GAGTCCAGAAAGAAACCCTCTTGACCTCAACAACTTACCTGAAGACTTTTGTAGAGATGGTAAACAAGTCATTGAAGGTAGCTCTTCATTTAATG CAggatataggaaaaagaaaaacggcgctaaagaaggaaaagaagagtgTGGTAAAGTTTATGAGTGTAGGTTTTGTTCCCTCAAGTTCTGCAAATCTCAAGCTCTTGGCGGACATATGAACCGCCACCGCCAAG AGAGGGAGACAGAAACTCTGAACCGGGCTCGTCAGCTCGTCTTCAATAACGATAACCTAATTGCTCCCCCTCACTTAGG TTGCCAGCCAATTCCTCACGGAGTTGGAGGTTATCATCACCAAGCAGGAAATATTGGTACTGATCCAACACTCTCATATAGACCACCGCCACCACCAGTTTATCCAACAAGGTTATTTTCCGGCAACTCTACCACCCTCTTGCCACCAGGACAACCACCACAACCACCTCATCAACCGCCGTACATGTACCCTTCTCCGCCGCGTCTCCTCTCCTTTTCTTCTCAATATCCAACCGGCCATTCAAACGATTACTTTGTTGGCCATGTTCTTTCTGGAAATTCACACTCATCAACTCTTAATAACTTCATGGGATCAGCTTTACCTGATGATAGTAACAATTACACTTGCATTGGTGCACCAATAGGACATGGACTTGGACTTGGCAATGGAAGTAATAGAGGCACAGAAGGGCTTAATAATAATGGATTTTAG